The following are encoded together in the Tepidiforma bonchosmolovskayae genome:
- the purD gene encoding phosphoribosylamine--glycine ligase, producing MSARVLLVGSGGREHAVAWKLSQSPEVGEIFVAPGNAGTARLARNLDIRPTDIDGLVRAAKDLRVDFYLATMDDPQPLGLVDSLQAEGVLCYGPVADAARIEASKAWAKAFMERHGIPTARGRSFSSFDEAAAWVESLPEQRLWVKASGLAAGKGAVGAANREEAIAILRSMLIDRAFGEAGSTVVVEEELSGFETSAHAFCDGKTAVLWPFATDYKRALDGAQGLNTGGMGAYAPTRGIDERLAGIIHERVIAPVLRGMAAEGHPFVGTLFPGLMVRDGDVRVIEYNARSGDPETQVHMLRLKSDLFAVTKAAAEGRLHEVAVEWADEPAVCVVLVPGGYPGRYETGHPIEGLDRVDPDVFVFHGGTKLVDGNVVTSGGRALTVAARGRTIREARERVYDNVRRIHFKDMHYRTDIALEAVGGE from the coding sequence ATGAGCGCACGGGTGCTGCTCGTGGGGAGCGGCGGGCGGGAGCATGCGGTTGCGTGGAAGCTCTCGCAGTCGCCGGAGGTGGGAGAGATCTTCGTCGCGCCGGGGAACGCAGGGACCGCCCGGCTGGCGCGGAACCTCGACATCCGGCCCACCGATATCGACGGGCTGGTGCGGGCAGCGAAAGATCTGCGCGTCGACTTCTACCTCGCGACGATGGACGACCCGCAGCCGCTGGGACTGGTCGACTCGCTGCAGGCCGAGGGCGTGCTCTGCTACGGCCCGGTGGCCGACGCGGCGCGGATCGAGGCGAGCAAGGCGTGGGCGAAGGCGTTCATGGAGCGGCACGGCATTCCGACTGCCCGCGGGCGGTCGTTCAGCTCGTTCGACGAAGCGGCTGCGTGGGTGGAATCGCTGCCTGAGCAGCGGCTGTGGGTGAAGGCGTCGGGGCTGGCGGCCGGGAAGGGGGCGGTCGGCGCCGCCAACCGGGAGGAGGCGATCGCCATTCTCCGGTCGATGCTCATCGACCGGGCGTTCGGCGAGGCGGGCAGCACCGTCGTGGTCGAGGAGGAGCTGAGCGGCTTCGAAACGAGCGCGCACGCGTTCTGCGATGGGAAGACGGCGGTGCTGTGGCCGTTCGCGACCGACTACAAGCGGGCGCTGGACGGGGCGCAGGGGTTGAACACGGGCGGGATGGGCGCATACGCGCCGACGCGGGGCATCGACGAGCGGCTGGCGGGCATCATCCACGAGCGGGTCATTGCGCCGGTGCTGCGCGGGATGGCGGCCGAGGGGCACCCGTTCGTCGGGACGCTCTTCCCGGGGCTGATGGTCCGGGACGGCGACGTCAGGGTGATCGAGTACAACGCGCGGTCGGGGGACCCCGAGACGCAGGTGCACATGCTGCGGCTCAAGTCGGACCTGTTTGCGGTCACGAAGGCGGCCGCGGAGGGGCGGCTGCACGAGGTTGCGGTGGAGTGGGCAGACGAGCCGGCGGTGTGTGTCGTGCTGGTGCCAGGCGGCTACCCGGGAAGGTATGAAACCGGGCACCCGATCGAGGGGCTGGACCGGGTCGACCCGGACGTCTTCGTGTTCCACGGCGGGACGAAGCTGGTCGACGGGAACGTGGTGACTTCTGGAGGGCGGGCGCTCACGGTGGCGGCGCGGGGCCGGACGATCCGAGAGGCGCGGGAGCGGGTGTACGACAATGTGCGGCGGATTCATTTCAAGGACATGCACTACCGGACCGACATCGCGCTGGAGGCGGTCGGCGGCGAGTAG
- the guaA gene encoding glutamine-hydrolyzing GMP synthase has translation MAATDPVTSPAGAQDPAKRHESIVVLDFGSQFSMLIARRVRELNTYCELLPYDVPRERLAGMDVRGIILSGGPNSVYEEGAPLAPDWVWESGLPVLGICYGMQVMAHQLGGQVAPGAEREYGPAVVHRDHAAPLLDGLPADFEVWMSHGDRIEVLPPGFAGYASTANSPFAVMADPSRGYYGLQFHPEVVHTPRGKDILRNFVHGVCGAQGTWTPGNFIEETVEAIRAQVGSGRVICGLSGGVDSAVAAVLVHRAVGDHLVCIFVDNGLLRAGEAEEVVTTFRKNLAINLVHVDAAEEFLAQLAEVTNPETKRVRIGNTFVRVFEREARKVEGARFLCQGTLYPDVIESGSHGKGASTIKTHHNVGGLPADMKFELVEPLRYLFKDEVRRIGEALGLPDEMVWRHPFPGPGLAIRCIGEVTREKLEILRRADRIVMDEIREAGLYRDLWQAFAVLTDTKTVGVMGDFRTYGYAVAVRAVVADDAMTADWARLPHELLSRISNRIVNEVHGVNRVVYDITPKPPGTIEWE, from the coding sequence ATGGCAGCAACGGACCCTGTAACTTCCCCGGCAGGCGCACAGGACCCGGCGAAACGCCACGAGAGCATCGTGGTTCTTGATTTTGGGTCGCAGTTCTCGATGCTCATTGCGCGGCGGGTCCGGGAGCTGAACACCTACTGCGAACTCCTGCCATACGACGTGCCGCGCGAGCGGCTGGCAGGCATGGACGTGCGGGGGATTATCCTCTCGGGCGGGCCGAACAGCGTCTACGAGGAGGGCGCGCCGCTGGCGCCGGACTGGGTGTGGGAGTCGGGGCTGCCGGTGCTGGGCATCTGCTACGGCATGCAGGTGATGGCGCACCAGCTCGGCGGGCAAGTGGCGCCCGGCGCCGAACGGGAGTACGGGCCGGCGGTGGTGCACCGGGACCATGCGGCGCCGCTGCTGGACGGCCTGCCCGCCGACTTCGAAGTGTGGATGAGCCACGGCGACCGGATTGAGGTGCTGCCGCCGGGGTTCGCCGGGTACGCGAGCACGGCCAACTCGCCGTTCGCCGTGATGGCGGACCCTTCGCGCGGGTACTACGGGCTTCAGTTTCACCCGGAGGTGGTCCACACCCCGCGGGGGAAGGACATCCTGCGGAACTTCGTGCACGGCGTGTGCGGCGCGCAGGGAACATGGACGCCGGGAAACTTCATCGAGGAGACGGTGGAGGCGATCCGGGCGCAGGTCGGGAGCGGGCGGGTGATCTGCGGGCTCTCGGGCGGGGTAGACAGCGCGGTCGCCGCGGTCCTGGTCCACCGGGCCGTGGGCGACCACCTGGTGTGCATCTTCGTCGATAACGGGCTGCTCCGGGCGGGCGAGGCGGAGGAGGTCGTGACGACCTTCCGGAAGAACCTGGCGATCAACCTGGTGCACGTGGATGCTGCGGAGGAGTTCCTCGCGCAGCTGGCCGAAGTGACGAACCCGGAGACGAAGCGGGTCCGCATCGGGAATACGTTCGTGCGGGTGTTCGAGCGGGAGGCGCGGAAGGTCGAGGGTGCGCGGTTCCTCTGCCAGGGGACACTGTACCCGGACGTCATCGAAAGCGGGTCGCACGGCAAGGGCGCGAGCACGATCAAGACGCACCATAACGTGGGCGGCCTCCCGGCGGACATGAAATTCGAGCTCGTGGAGCCGCTTCGGTACCTCTTCAAAGACGAGGTTCGGCGGATCGGCGAGGCCCTCGGACTGCCGGACGAGATGGTCTGGCGGCATCCCTTCCCGGGGCCGGGGCTGGCTATCCGGTGCATCGGCGAAGTGACGCGGGAGAAGCTCGAGATCCTCCGGCGGGCGGACCGGATTGTGATGGACGAAATCCGGGAGGCGGGGCTTTACCGGGACCTGTGGCAGGCGTTCGCGGTGCTGACGGACACGAAGACCGTCGGGGTGATGGGGGACTTCCGCACGTACGGCTATGCGGTAGCGGTCCGGGCGGTGGTCGCGGATGACGCGATGACGGCCGACTGGGCGCGGCTCCCGCATGAGCTGCTGTCGCGCATTTCGAACCGGATCGTCAACGAAGTGCACGGGGTGAACCGGGTGGTGTACGACATCACGCCGAAGCCGCCGGGCACCATCGAATGGGAGTGA
- a CDS encoding L-threonylcarbamoyladenylate synthase — translation MTNPAPSLIDRAVELLRLGELVILPTDTVYGIAADARNDEAVTAIYRAKQRDPGQPLQLLFGRDPALLEQYADLTPAARRLVDTLGPGAWTIIVPCRPGWSSPALSGGSTVGFRIVPVDIVLDIVDALGAPLAATSANVSGGPSPVTAEEAARQVGAFCAMTIDAGPTAQGIDSTVIDLSGPEPIVLREGAITANLLASILGVASIPVRRSVRS, via the coding sequence ATGACAAACCCCGCCCCTTCCCTCATTGACCGCGCTGTCGAACTGCTCCGCCTCGGCGAGCTGGTCATCCTCCCCACCGACACCGTCTACGGCATCGCCGCCGATGCCCGGAACGACGAAGCCGTTACCGCGATCTACCGCGCGAAGCAGCGCGACCCGGGCCAGCCGCTCCAGCTCCTCTTCGGCCGCGACCCGGCCCTGCTCGAGCAGTACGCCGACCTGACCCCGGCCGCCCGCCGCCTCGTCGATACCCTCGGACCCGGCGCATGGACCATCATCGTCCCCTGCCGGCCCGGCTGGTCGAGCCCGGCGCTCTCCGGCGGCAGCACCGTCGGCTTTCGCATCGTTCCCGTCGACATCGTCCTCGACATCGTTGATGCCCTCGGCGCGCCGCTCGCCGCCACCAGCGCGAACGTCTCCGGCGGCCCGAGCCCCGTCACGGCTGAGGAGGCCGCCCGGCAGGTCGGCGCCTTCTGCGCGATGACCATCGACGCCGGCCCCACCGCGCAGGGCATCGACTCCACCGTCATCGACCTCTCCGGCCCCGAACCCATCGTCCTTCGCGAAGGCGCAATCACCGCTAACCTGCTCGCTTCTATACTGGGCGTCGCCTCCATCCCCGTCCGCAGGAGCGTCCGCTCGTGA
- the rpiB gene encoding ribose 5-phosphate isomerase B has product MKLAFGADHAGFELKNHLAGVARDLGHEVLDLGTHSPDSVDYPDFAEAVGRAVLDGRADLGVVLCSNGVGISITANKMPGIRCALCHTSWGAARARQHVNANVLALGAWEIGRGVAEDILRAFLANEFEGGRHERRLAKLHDVERRGIAAEAPNA; this is encoded by the coding sequence GTGAAACTCGCTTTCGGCGCCGATCACGCCGGCTTCGAACTGAAGAACCACCTCGCTGGCGTCGCGCGCGACCTCGGCCACGAGGTGCTCGACCTCGGCACCCATTCGCCCGACTCCGTCGACTACCCTGACTTCGCTGAGGCCGTCGGCCGCGCCGTCCTCGATGGCCGCGCCGACCTCGGCGTCGTGCTCTGCTCCAACGGCGTCGGCATCTCCATCACCGCCAACAAGATGCCCGGCATCCGCTGCGCGCTCTGCCACACGAGCTGGGGCGCGGCCCGGGCACGCCAGCACGTCAACGCCAACGTCCTGGCCCTCGGCGCCTGGGAGATCGGCCGCGGCGTCGCAGAGGATATCCTCCGCGCCTTCCTTGCGAACGAATTCGAAGGCGGCCGCCACGAGCGCCGGCTCGCCAAGCTCCACGACGTCGAGCGGCGCGGCATCGCCGCGGAGGCCCCCAACGCATGA
- a CDS encoding phosphoglycerate kinase, which translates to MGKKTVRDIDVRGRRVLVRADLNVPIENGVITDDTRIRESLPTIRYLLDHGAQVIVCSHLGRPKGPDPALSLAPVAGRMANLLGQEVLFAEDCVGPKAEAAVQAMGHHVLLLENLRFHPEEEKNDPEFARQLASLAEIFVNDAFGAAHRAHASTEGVTHYLPAVAGLLMEKEVRYLGALVANPPHPFAAVVGGAKVSSKLPAIQHLLPKVDLLLVGGGMANTFLKAKGYEIGASLVEDDLLDAARAVMRDAESRGVELRLPVDVVVASRFAADAETETVPVDAVPPGYLILDIGPETVRQFADALQRAKAVVWNGPMGVFEMEPFANGSFELARAIAGLDAVTVVGGGETAAVVAAAGLQDRFTHVSTGGGASLEMLEGKTLPGVAALLDA; encoded by the coding sequence ATCGGCAAGAAGACAGTCCGCGACATCGACGTCCGCGGCCGGCGCGTCCTCGTCCGCGCCGACCTCAATGTCCCCATCGAGAACGGCGTCATCACCGACGACACCCGCATCCGCGAGTCCCTCCCGACCATCCGCTACCTGCTCGACCACGGCGCGCAGGTCATTGTGTGCTCCCACCTCGGCCGGCCGAAGGGTCCCGACCCCGCCCTCTCGCTCGCCCCGGTGGCCGGGCGCATGGCGAACCTCCTCGGGCAGGAGGTGCTCTTCGCCGAGGATTGCGTCGGGCCGAAGGCCGAGGCTGCCGTCCAGGCGATGGGCCACCATGTCCTCCTCCTCGAAAACCTCCGCTTTCATCCGGAAGAAGAGAAAAACGACCCCGAGTTCGCCCGCCAGCTCGCCAGCCTTGCCGAGATCTTCGTGAACGACGCCTTCGGCGCTGCCCACCGCGCCCACGCCTCCACGGAGGGCGTGACGCACTACCTTCCGGCCGTCGCCGGCCTCCTCATGGAGAAGGAGGTCCGGTACCTCGGCGCCCTCGTCGCCAACCCGCCCCACCCCTTTGCTGCCGTGGTCGGCGGCGCCAAGGTCAGCAGCAAACTGCCGGCCATCCAGCACCTCCTCCCAAAGGTCGACCTCCTCCTCGTCGGAGGCGGCATGGCGAACACCTTCCTCAAGGCGAAGGGGTACGAAATCGGCGCCTCCCTCGTCGAGGACGACCTCCTCGACGCCGCCCGCGCCGTCATGCGCGATGCCGAATCCCGCGGCGTCGAACTCCGCCTGCCCGTCGACGTCGTCGTTGCCAGCCGGTTCGCCGCCGATGCCGAAACTGAGACCGTCCCTGTCGACGCCGTGCCCCCCGGCTACCTCATCCTCGACATCGGCCCCGAGACGGTGCGCCAGTTCGCCGACGCGCTGCAGCGCGCAAAGGCGGTCGTCTGGAACGGGCCGATGGGCGTCTTCGAAATGGAGCCCTTCGCCAACGGCTCCTTCGAACTTGCCCGCGCCATCGCCGGCCTCGACGCCGTGACCGTCGTCGGCGGCGGCGAGACGGCGGCCGTCGTGGCCGCGGCCGGCCTGCAGGACCGCTTCACCCACGTTTCCACCGGCGGTGGCGCCTCGCTCGAAATGCTCGAAGGCAAGACCCTGCCCGGCGTCGCCGCCCTCCTCGATGCCTGA